CGCTTGATTCTATGGGAATTCCTGCGGAACAATCAAAACTTATTGAGGTTTTTGAAGAATTGTACAAATTTGGATTCAAAATGTGGGAACAAATAGACTCGTTCGGCTCGTTTGTCAGTTCGGTGCGCGTGCTTGTGGAAAAACTTCTTTCAGACAACTATTTTTCAACGTACCAGCTTAACATAAGGGCGATGGACCGGCTCTTAAATATCATTGAAGAGTTTGAAGGGAGCTCTTTTTTAAACGAGAAATTTGATAAAGACGAAATATTTAAAATATTTGAACAGCGGCTCTCGTCTGAAATGGTATCTTTTACGGGATCGCCTCTTAAAGGTTTTCAGATTTTGGGGCCTTTGGAAGTAAGGTCCTTGAATTTTGAAACGGTCATAATAATGGATATGAACGAGTCAGTTATGCCGAACCTTAAAATTCAGGAAGCACTTATTCCACGGGATATTATGATAGATCTTGGCCTAACAAGAATAGAAAAAGAAGAAGAAATACAAAGGTACCATTTTTCAGGGCTTATCTCCGGCGCAAAAGAGGCACATTTAATTTACTGCGATTCAGACAAGTTTGAACGGAGCCGTTTTTTAGAGCGTATTATCTGGGAAAAACAAAAAAAGGCAAATTCAATAGAACCTTTATCCGTTTTTGAACCGAAATTTAATTTTAAAATCAGCCCCGAAAAAAAAGAAAAGCAAAAAACTAAAGAGATAGTAAAATATCTTTTGGAATACCCTTACTCGCCGACAAGCGTTAATACCTATATCTCCTGCCCGATGAAATTTTATTTCCAGTATGTTTTCGGCCTGAAAGAAAAGGATGATGTTGCCGAAGAAGTTGAACGCGTGGATGTAGGAAACTTTATCCATAAATTTTTGGAAAATATTCTAGGCGGTTTTATCGGGAAACCGTATGTCTTGGACGAAAGTTTCAGAAAACTCTTTTTTTCAGAACTTGATAAAAAGTTTTCAAAAGAGTTTGAAAGAAAAATGAAGTCCGATATATTTCTCCTAAAAGAAGTGGTTAAAATTGCGATGAACAGGTTTTTAAAAAATGAGGTTTCGCGCGTTTCCGAAATAGAGGCCATTCTTGGGATAGAAAAGAATTTAAAGGGAACTTATAACAACCGCAAGTTTGATATTAAAATTGACAGAATAGACAGTTTAAAAGATTCCACTTGCGTAATTCTTGATTACAAAACCGGAAATGTTATCAAATCGGCTTCATTGAAAACTCTTGAAAAAACGGCTTCTGATATGTCTCGGGAAACAATAAAAAAGGCGGTAAAATCGCTTCAGCTTCCC
This sequence is a window from Elusimicrobiota bacterium. Protein-coding genes within it:
- a CDS encoding PD-(D/E)XK nuclease family protein, which produces HSTFGKFYPWGKEIRAFIDHLDIEAVPAEKLKGVSRSAEIGYDLPKDINELLISIAEIKNAFQEFMEKEKKYSKGYLYKKAAQEIKNIPLEEFDHIFFCNLFYLHKTEKGILKHLYNTKKGKFFFQGNNTDWPQLKSLAKDLGCTINSPSPSPLSSPLNGEDKRELRQEREPNIHVYSAQDTHAQCSLAREIVSKISDREKAVLVIPDSDAVMPALAELSNELTDFNVSLGYPLSRTGVFSLLDDIKNAQSSKNDKGYYAKDFIGVLKNPLVKNLKLLDNPSITRVLVHKIEEALIGENDEANIAGTLFVNFDDIVKDKSIFQELASSLDSMGIPAEQSKLIEVFEELYKFGFKMWEQIDSFGSFVSSVRVLVEKLLSDNYFSTYQLNIRAMDRLLNIIEEFEGSSFLNEKFDKDEIFKIFEQRLSSEMVSFTGSPLKGFQILGPLEVRSLNFETVIIMDMNESVMPNLKIQEALIPRDIMIDLGLTRIEKEEEIQRYHFSGLISGAKEAHLIYCDSDKFERSRFLERIIWEKQKKANSIEPLSVFEPKFNFKISPEKKEKQKTKEIVKYLLEYPYSPTSVNTYISCPMKFYFQYVFGLKEKDDVAEEVERVDVGNFIHKFLENILGGFIGKPYVLDESFRKLFFSELDKKFSKEFERKMKSDIFLLKEVVKIAMNRFLKNEVSRVSEIEAILGIEKNLKGTYNNRKFDIKIDRIDSLKDSTCVILDYKTGNVIKSASLKTLEKTASDMSRETIKKAVKSLQLPIYMYFVSQTQKIDMQKLNAGLYDLKKGKIELFYKDEDSSERKQKFDICMKSLDFILNEITDESAPFKADDADSRQCQQCPFYYNCR